One Clostridia bacterium genomic window, CTGATCTCCGCGACGTTGGTGTGGACTCGTCCTCTCACGCTGCGCTCTCGGCCTTCGACGACGAGCGGTTTTCCAAGCGGAACGGGCTTCACGTACTCGATCGACATCTCCCGGGTAAGGGCAACGACGTGCCGGAGCTTATTCACCTTGCCCATGGCTTCGTCGAGAATGGTGGCGATGATGCCTCCATGCGCATGTGCTGGCGGGCCGACATAACGTGACGAAAGCTTAAAGCGGCACACGAAGGTTTTGCGTTGCTCGTCGAGAGTGAAATTGAGGTGCATGCCGTCAGGGTTGTCCGGGCCACAGCCGAAGCAGCGGTTGCGCGGAATTTTGAGGTGCTTGGTGTCATGTCCGTGTGCGGATTTCTTGGAAGTCGGCATGGTTGGTTCCGGTTAAGTTCAGAGATGCAGGATGGTAGTTTCAAGTTTCAACTTCTGACCATCGCTGGTATCAGCGCGGGGCTGGCCAAGAGATACTTCGCCTCGGGTTCACGTCCCTCTCGGGGAAGACCATTGACGAGCGCGCTTCCCCATTCCCTTGCTGCCCGTTCAAAGTGTATAAGTAGCTACCAAATTTAAGCATCCCATCTTGCGAGGAGAACCCTGGTGTCCTCACTACGGGCGGTTTTGTGCACGGCTCTGATCTCCCTCCTTCTTATTCCATCCACATCAATGGCTCAGAAGAAAACGACACCGGCGCAGGCTCAGAAACAGGTTGAGCAGCAGAAGTCGGAGACGACGGCACCTGCACCGGGTAACGTCCGGCAGCCTGCTGCTACAGACAAACCGGAAGCGCGCAAGACGGCCAAAAAGGATAAAACCACAGCCGCGAAAGACGCCACGAAGACGGACGACGCAAACAAGGAAGAAGAGTCGAATGCCAAGGACCCGATGTCGAGCAAGACATTCAGCGGGTTGAAGTGGCGCTCGATCGGTCCGGCGACGACCTCGGGCCGCGTGCTCGACTTCGCGGTGAACCCTAAGAATCGCGCCCAGTACTACGTCGCGACGCAGGGCGGTCTCTTCAAAACGCTTAATTCCGGTACGACGTGGATTTCGCTGTTCGATGGCGAGGGCTCGTATTCGATTGGTTGCGTGACGCTGGACCCGAACGACTCGAACGTGGTTTGGGTCGGCACGGGAGAGCGCAACTCGCAGCGTTCGGTGAGCTATGGCGATGGCGTTTACCGGTCCGATGATGGCGGCAAGAGCTGGAAAAACGTCGGACTGAAGAAGTCCGAGCACATCGGGAAAATCGTCGTCGATCCACGAAACTCGAACGTGGTGTTCGTGGCCGCGCAGGGGCCGCTGTGGTCGGCCGGTGGAGATCGTGGTCTGTACAAGACAGCCGATGCCGGCAAAACCTGGAAGCAGGTTCTCAAGATCAGCGAGAACACGGGCGTGACGGATGTCGCGTACGACTTCAACAATCCGGACATCATGTATGCGGCCAGCTACCAGCGCCGGCGACATGTGTTCACGATGATCAACGGCGGCCCGGAGTCGGCGATTTACAAGTCAACAGATGGCGGCGAGACGTGGGCCAAGCTGAAGAACGGCCTTCCGACGGATGAGATGGGAAAGATCGGCCTGGCGGTTTCGTCGGCGGATTCGAATATCGTTTACGCCTATATTGAAGCGGCGAACGGCAAGGGCGGTTTCTTCCGCTCCATCGACAAGGGCGCGAGTTGGGAAAAGCGCAATCCGTTCGACGCGACGGCGCAGTACTACGCATATATCTGGGCCGACCCGAAGAACCCCGACAAGCTTTACTACCCGAATTTCCACGTAATGATGTCGAGCGATGGCGGCAAAACGCTGGTACCCCTCCCATCGAAGACACGCCACGTCGATAACCACGCGATCTGGATCGATCCGAAAGACACGAATTACATGCTGGTAGGCGGCGACGGTGGCGTGTACGAAACCTTCGACGGCGGCCAGAACTGGGCATACAAATCGAATCTACCAGTCACGCAGTTTTACGACGTGACGGTGGACAACTCGCAGCCGTTCTATTTCGTTTATGGCGGCACGCAGGATAATTACTCGCTCGGTGGGCCGTCGCGCACACGTAATGCCAGCGGTATCGTCAATTCAGATTGGTTCGTCACGCAGGGTGGCGATGGATTCCGATCACAGGTCGATCCTGTCGATCCGAACATCGTTTATGCGGAGGCGCAATACGGTGCGCTGGTGCGCTTCGATCGCCGCACGGGCGAAGGCGTTGGCATTCAGCCGGTCGAAGGCAAAGGCGAGGAACCGCTGCGCTGGAACTGGGATTCGCCGATCCTGATCAGCCCGCATCAGCACACGCGCTTGTACTTCGCGGCAAATAAGCTTTTCCGCTCGGACGATCGCGGAGATTCGTGGAAGGCCATCAGTCCTGACCTTTCACGCCAGATCGATCGCAACAAGCTCCCGGTCATGGGCAAGGTGTGGGGGGCGGACGCCGTCGCGAAGAATGCTTCAACCTCCTTCTACGGGAACATCGTCGCCCTGACGGAGTCTCCGAAGAGAGAAGGCCTGCTGTACGTGGGCACCGACGACGGCTTGATCCACGTGACGGAAGATGCTGGCGCGCACTGGGCGAAGTACGAGAAGTTCCCCGGCGTTCCAGAGATGACGTACGTGAGCCGCCTCGCCGGTTCGCATCACGATGTGGGTACGGTTTACGCGTCGTTCGAGAATCACAAGAATGGCGACTTCAAGCCTTATCTGTTGAAATCCACGGACAACGGCAAAACGTGGACCTCGATTGCAGGAAATTTACCGGAGAACGGTCCGGTGCTGGCGTTTGCAGAAGACACGGTGAACCCGAACCTGTTGTTTGCGGGCACGGAATACGGTGCGTTCTTTACGAATGACGGCGGCAAGAAGTGGATTCAACTCAAGGGGGGACTGCCGACGATTGCGGTGCGCGACATCGTCGTGCATCCGCGCGAAGGCGACCTGGTGATCGCGACCTTCGGTCGCGGCTTCTACGTGATGGACGATATCACGCTGCTGCGCCAGGTAAAGGCCGAAACACTGCAACAGAACGTTGCGATGTTCCCGGTCAAGGACACCATGATGTTCATGGAAGCGTTCCCCATTGGCGGACGCGGCAAGGGATACCAGGGCGACAACTTCTTCACCGCGGAAAATCCTCCGTATGGCGCGACCTTCACGTATTACTTGAAGGACAAGCTGAAGTCGAAGAAGGACAAGCGTCAGGAATCGGAAAAGGAAGCAGCGAAAAAGAATGAGGCTGTAACGTATCCGACCAACGATGAGCTACGTGCGGAGGCGGAAGAAGAAGCTCCGTACATGTTCTTTACCGTGCTGGACGCGCAAGGCAAGCCGATCCGCAGACTTTCCGCGCCAGGCAAGGACGGCATCAATCGCGTAGCGTGGGACTTCCGCTATCCCAATCCGGCGCTGCGCCCTGAAGTTGCACTGTCAGAAGGCGATGAGGACTGGCCATCGGATCGTTCCATTGGTCCGCTGGTGCTGCCGGGCAAGTACGCTGTAACACTCTCACAGAAGGTGGACGGCGTGGTGACGGACCTGACGCAGCCGGTCTGGTTCAACGTCTACGCCGAGGGCACTTCGACCATGAAGCTGGAAGACCGACTGGCGCTGAACGAGTTTCAGCAGAAGGTCTCACGACTCCATCGGGCAGTGAACGGTGCAGGCAAAACGGTGGACGACGTGCGTTCGCGCGTGAAGCAGATTAAACGCGCATTGAACGAAGTTCCTTGGGCCGACCGCGGACTTTCCCAGCGTGCCGACAAGATTGAAGCGCAACTGAACCTCATTCAACGCAAGCTTCGGGGCGATAACGCGCTTCGTGCGCGGAACGAAAATGTCGCAACGTCAATCCAGGAACGCGTGGGTGGCGTGATGGGAGACACTCGCATGATTATCCAGCGACCCACCGGCACGCATATGCAGAGCTATGCAGTAGCTGCTCAGGAGTTTAAGGAGCAACTGGCCGCTTTGCGCACGCTGGTCGATGGCGAATTAACACCGCTGGAGAAGGACATGGAAACGGCTGGAGCGCCCTGGACGCCCGGTCGCATTCCGACCTGGCAGGAAGAATAAAGGGTGCGCCGGCTTCCCTGCCGGAGTGCTTGAAGGTTGGGCCGGTGACTCGTTCACCGGCCTTTCCCTTGCCGAGTGCCGCTGCATTATCCTCTTGATTTTCTTGGGCATCTCCATGGGACAGTCGCCATCCTAACCATCACGGAGTGCAAGGTTAGGCAGCACTTTTTGTTCCCAAAGGCGACCATTCGCCATCTATTGAAATGGCAGGTCAAACCCTACCCAGGACATCGCAAATGGCGACACTCCCTCCACCCTTCAGAACCAAGCAGCCCCCGACATCTGCCGGTGGCGGCGGGCGTGGTCCCGTACCGCGCGAGCCAAGGGGCGGCGGAGGCGGTGGGCGCGGCGATGGAGATAACTTCCAGAGTCACGGCGAGCGTTTACGCAGGTATCGGCTCGGACTATTCTTCATGCTGGTATCGGTCACGATGTTGTTCGTGTCGTTCACCACGCTGTACATAGCACGGAGAACGGCAGGACGCTTTGATCCCATGTCAGGGGATTTTCAGACGGATTGGGTTCCGGTCACACTGCCGATAGGCTTGCTGCTCATCAACTCGGCCGTGCTGTTACTCAGCAGCTTCACGGTCGAAAAAGCCCGCAGAGCTGCTGCGATCGAAGCTGCCGTGGTTCCGGCAAGCCACATTCCCGGGATCGCGCCAATCCATGAAAGTTCTGGCCGCTGGGTGCAGGCGACAGCCTTGCTGGGCTTGGCTTTTCTGGCGGGCCAAACGATGGCCTGGCGGCAGTTGAACGTGCAAGGGATATTCCTCGATACAGGCCCAGCAAGTTCCTTCGTATTCCTGCTGACTGGTGCGCACGCTGTTCACCTCGGGGGCGGCATACTTGCACTGATCTGGGCCGCGGCCAGCAACTTCTTGCACAAGTCGCTGGACTCCCGGCGCGTCACCCTTGACGTGACAGCTATCTACTGGCATTTCCTCGGCGCTCTTTGGATCTACATTTTCGCGCTGCTGTGGTTCGTCCACTGAGCTCTTGCTCAAAATCCCCCACCCTGCAGGCAGTTTCTCGCTCCATTGAGCGGGTACTCGCCGGGATTTATAATAAAAAGATTCAGGAGCCCTCGGGAAAGCCCTAGTAGGCGCGGTGATCGCGTCCACGGCCGGGGACTCTGCCTTCGGAGCCAATGTCTTCAGACCCAATGTCAACGGAAGCAATCGTCGTACGGGGCGCTCGCGTCCACAATCTGAAGAACGTCGACTTCGAGATTTCGCACAACACTTTAACGGTGGTGACGGGAGTCTCAGGCTCGGGGAAATCTTCGCTTGCATTTGACACAATCTACGCGGAAGGACAGCGCCGGTATGTCGAGTCGCTGTCGGCTTACGCACGGCAGTTCCTGGAGCGAATCGAGAAGCCGGACGTTGACTTGATAGACGGAATAGCACCGGCAGTCGCGATTCGGCAGAAGAACCAGACACGCAACCCGCGTTCGACGGTGGCCACGGCGACAGAAATCTACGATTACCTGCGCCTGCTGTTTGCGCGTGTTGGCCGGACCTACTGCCAGCAATGCGGCGCAGAGGTGAAGAAAGACACGGTCGATGAGGTTGCCGACCGGATTATCGCGCTTGGCGAAGGAACGCGTCTGAATGTGACTTTCCCTTTGCTGCCGCCAAATGCACCTGCCGAACCTGAGAACAAGCCGAAAGGTCGCACGAAGAAGAAAGTCGCATCTGCGCCGGGTGCTTCCGAGTTGCTGAAAGAGCGCCTGTTCGAGTTACGGAAAAGAGGCTTCAACCGGCTCTACCAGAACGGGCAGGTGTACGAATTTTCAACGCCCGAGTCTCTGCTGGACGTAGATTTCACCCAGCCCGTTTACCTTTTACTGGACCGAATCGCGGTTTCGGCTGACGTACGCTCGCGCATCGTGGATGCGGTGGAGAGCGGATATCGGGAAGCAGGCGAGGTGCTGTTTGAAACCGCGCCTCGTGACGGAGCGGAACCAGAACGCCTGCGATTTGCCCAACGCTTCGAGTGCAAGCAGTGTAGCCTGCGATACGAAGAACCTGAGCCACGCCTGTTCTCATTCAATAATCCCTATGGCGCGTGTCCCAGGTGCCAGGGCTTCGGCAACACTATCGACTTCGACCTGAATCTCGTAATCCCCGACGCCACAAAGACCTTGGGCGACGGCGCAATCGAGCCGTGGACGAAACCGAAATACCGCCCGCTGTTGACGGACTTAAAGCGTTACGCGAAGTCTGCCGGGATTCCGCTGGACGTACCCTGGGCGGAGCTTGAGCCCGAGCAGCGACGGGTTGTGATCGAAGGCGACGGCAAGTATCACGGCATTCGCGGCTTCTTCGCATACCTCGAGCGCAAGAAGTACAAGCTGCATGTACGTGTGTTCCTGAGCAGATATCGCGGATACTCGCTTTGCTTGACGTGCTCGGGAACTCGCCTGCGCACCGAGGCACGGCAAGTCAAAGTGTCGGGCAAGGACATCTGCCAGGTCTGCTCGATGACGGTGGAAGAGGCGACGAACTTCTTCGCGACGCTGGAACTGTCGCGGCAGGAGGCGGACATCGCGGGGAGGCTGCTGGAAGAGATTCGGGAGCGCCTTCGTTTTTTGTACGACGTCGGGCTGGAGTATCTGACGCTGGACCGCTTGGCTTCAACGCTTTCAGGCGGCGAGGCGCAACGCATTCAACTCGCGACCTCGCTCGGCTCGCAGCTCGTGGGCACGCTGTATGTGCTCGACGAGCCCTCAATCGGACTGCACAGCCGAGATACGCAGAGGCTGATACGCATCCTGCACAACCTGCGCGACCTGGGGAACACGATCCTCGTGGTTGAGCACGATCCGGAGATCATGAGATCTGCGGATCGCATTCTCGACTTGGGGCCGGGCGCAGGCGAGAACGGCGGCAAGTTGATCGCTGCGGGGACTTATGAGGAGATTCTGCGCTCGCCGGCTTCCCTGACTGGGCGCTACCTGAATAACGACCTGCATATTCAAATCCCGCAGACACGGCGCAAGCCAGGACGAGAGCAGATCAAGCTGATAGGAGCGCGTGGGCACAATCTCAAGGGCATCGATGTAAGCATCCCGCTGGGGATGATCGTCGCAATAACCGGAGTCTCGGGCTCGGGGAAATCGACGCTGGTCCACGATGTCCTGTATCAGAGCCTGGCGGCGCGGAAGCGGCAAACGACAGGCGTTGTACCCGAGGGGGCGGTCGCTAGCATGGAAGGCGACCAGTACATCGACGACGTGGTGCTGGTTGATCAGTCGCCGATCGGCCGGACGCCGCGTTCCAACCCGGTCACGTACATAAAGGCCTTCGACGCGATTCGCGAGTTATTCGCTTCCCTTCCCGAAGCCCACAAGCACGGATACTCCGCAGGGCATTTCTCGTTCAACATCTCAGGCGGACGCTGCGAAACTTGCCAAGGCGATGGCACGGTCACGGTGGAGATGCAGTTCCTGGCGGACGTGGAACTCGTCTGCGAAGAGTGCAAAGGCACTCGGTACAAGTCAGAGATTCTGGGAGTTCACTATCGCGGCAAGAACATCCATGATGTGCTGAACCTGACGGTGAAGGAGGCGCTGCACTTCTTCGCCGGTGTGCCAAAGATCGTGGACAAGTTAAAGGTGCTGGAAGAGGTTGGCCTTGGGTACCTGCGCCTGGGACAATCAGCGACCTCGTTGAGTGGCGGTGAGGCACAGCGCATGAAGCTGGCGGCGCATCTGCAGCCACGCCCGCGCGACGTGGGCCGGCGGAATGGCGATGAGCAGCGCCGCCGCAAGCCGCGAATGTTGTACATATTTGACGAGCCGACTACGGGTTTACACTTTGACGACGTAAGTAAGCTGCTGGCGGCTTTTCGGCGACTGATCGAGGCAGGAGGTTCCATCATTGTCATTGAGCATAACGTGGACGTGATCAAGGTGGCGGATTGGGTTATCGACTTGGGACCGGAAGGCGGCGCACGCGGCGGCAACGTAGTTGCGGCAGGTACGCCGGAAAGCGTGGCGCGCAATGTTACTTCTTACACCGGACAGTGGCTGGCGCGCATCTTACCTGAAAATGGGAACTCACACTCTGATGCGTAGACCGATTCTCATAGTTGCGGTATTGGCCGTGGCCGTGTTGGCACCGCCGTATCTTCCGGCACAGCAGACGGGGCGAACTGTCCGCAAGAGCAGGGTCGCGGTTGAGGAACACCCAGCGGACATCCAGAAGGCGCAAGCGGCCATCGAGCAGCGCGACCTTGCCTCCGCAGAAGCGCTATTGCAGGAAGCTCTGAAGCAGGACCCTCAAAACTATCAAGCGCACTTCTACCTCGGTTACGTGTATAGCAACACGAATCGCCGCCCTGAGGCGATCGCAGCGTATCGCAAGTCGGTAGCGGCGCGACCGAATCTGTTCGAATCGAACCTGAATCTAGGGATGTTGCTCGCGGCTGACGCCTCGCCGGAAGCATCGAAGTACCTGAAGGCCGCAACGCAACTGAAGCCTTCGGGCAAACAGGATGAGGCGCTGGCGCGTGCGTGGATGTCATTGGGGCGCGTGCTGGAGAGCGCCGATCGTGCAGGCGCAGTCGATGCGTATCAGCGAGCGGCCGAGCTACAGCCTCGCAATCCGGCACCGCACCTTGAGCTCGGCCAGATGCTTGAGCGGCACAGCGACCTTGCGGGCGCGGAGAAGGAATACAAGGTTGCACTCACACTCGATGCCAACTCGGCAGACCCTCTAGCATCACTCGCCAACCTGTACATGCGAGGGAAAAGGCTGCCGGAAGCGGAGAGCACGATTCGGGAGCTACTCAAAACGCAGCCCGGCAACGCCAACGCGCGGGTGCAACTGGGTCGCATCCTCGCAGCGCAGAACAAGCAGGACGAAGCCGCCGCCGAACTGGAGGCGGCGCTGCAATTGGCTCCCACGGATGGCGATGCGCTCCGGGAGTTGGCAAGTATCCAGATGAAGCAGAAGAAGTTTGAGGCGGCGGCTGCGAGTTACGGAACGCTTGTCGCGAAGTCGCCAAAGGATCCCGACCTGCGTTATGCCCTTGGGTCGGCCTTAATGCGCGTGAACAAGTATCCGGAGGCGCAGCAGGAGTTCCTGACGACAATCAAGCTGAAGCCAGAATGGGGAGAGGCATACGGCGAACTAGCGGTCGCAGCCTCGGGCAATAAGGACTACAACCTTACGATCCGTGCCTTGGATGCTCGCGCCAAGATTCTCCCCGAAATGGCGGGCACCTACTTCCTGCGCGCCGTTGCCTACGACCACCTGGGAGCGGTAAAAGAAGCATCTGACAACTACAAGCAATTCTTGGGTGTTGCGAACGGCCAGTTCCCCGACCAGGAGTGGCAGGCGCGGCACAGGCTCATTGCGATAGACCCTTCGCGCAAGAAGTGAAGATGCGGATCGTCCTATTGATTATCGTGCTGACGATCCTGTCGGCAAATGGCTCAGCAGCCAACCGAGAGCAGAGCTTGGCAGAAGTACGCGCGCGTGCGGACGCCGCGCGTGGGGAGGACTGCGCGAAGGTATGTCCGGACGCAGCCCGCGCCATGACAGAGGAAAGCAACAGCCTTTTCAACCAGGGCGAGGTTGAGAACGGCCACGCAGCGATGAGAGACGCCGTGGCATATGCGCGTAAAGCGGCGCAAGCTTCCATAGAGTCTCGCAAGAAGCAAAAGCAAACGGAAATCGCGCTGCGGAAATTGGCGAAACGGATGACGGACATCAAGGAAACATTGAGCGTTGATGACCGCGCGAGCGTGCAGGAAGCAATCGATCAGGTGGAAGCGTTGCGCTCGGAGTTGCTGGCCGCGATGTTCGATATGAAAAAGGACAAGAGATGAAGCGCACTACTGCCCTCGTGTTTTCCGCGCTGCTTACGCTTTCGCTGCTGATGAGCCCGGCCGCGGCGCAGCGTCATCGCGATCCTTTAACGGAAGCCGAATCGGACCAACTGCGCGAGACCGCAGTGGAGCCGGTCAAACGCATGAAGCTGCTGGTTAAGTTCGCGCGCGCGCGCATGGAGGCCGTGGACCACATGCGTTCCGTGCCGAAGATGACGGACGAAGAAGCCGAGAAAGTCCGGTCTCTGCTCGACGATGTTGCTAACCTGGTGGATGAGATTGACGACAACCTGTCCATGTACAACGGACGAGGCGACGACCTTCGCAAAGCCTTGAAAGAAGTAATCGAGGTGAACTCCGACTTCCAGTTGAAATTACGCACGCTGAAGGAAACCTCGTCACCAGAGGCTCTGAAGCAATATGGGTTTTCGCTGGAAGATGCTATGGAGTCGGTGAACGCCAGTGCCGATTCGTCACGGGCGATGCTGGAAAGCCAGAACGCTAGCCGCGGAAAAGATAAGAGCAAGGACGCCAAAGATAAAGACAAGGATGAGGATACGGAGACCAGGAAGAATTCTGGTTCCAACTCCGACAAAGCGGAACAGAGACAACAGAAGAAAGAGCAGGATAGGCGCTGCCCGCCGCCGTGCTAATCTGAAAAGTACCTCTCTCAAGTTCCTATGGTTGACGTGCTTTGAAGGAATCCTTGCTCACAATTCTCCAGGAGACCTACCGGGAGTTACGGCCCCGTGCCGAGATGCCGGAGTTCCGCTTCGAGTTCTACCCTTTTGCAAACGTCAACAACACGATTCGGCTCCGCGAAGGCGTGCTGAAAATACGAATCTCGGACCTGCTGGAAGGCGCTCCGGACACGGTTCTGCGCTCGATTTGCCATATCCTGCTGGCCAAAATCTATCGAAAGCCCATCGAGACGGCGCACGCGACGCGCTACCGGCGCTACGTCTCCAGCCATGACATGACCTCGAAGGCCCACCTGGTACGGCAGATGCGCGGACGCAAGCGCATCGAGTCGGCGCAGGGACACGTTTACGACCTGGATGGCATCTTCGACGAACTCAACGTGCGGTTCTTCCATGGGTTATTGGCGCGTCCGCAGATGACGTGGAGCCGCGACCACGCACGCAACAGCTTGGGCCACTACGATCCGGCGCACAACGCCATCGTCGTGAGCCGCATCTTTGACCACCCGTGCGTGCCGCATTATGCGATCGAGTACCTCGTTTACCACGAGATGCTCCACCTGAAGCATCCGGTGAAGTTGCGCGGCAGCCGGCGCTGCGTGCACGGACGAGAATTCCAGGCGGAAGAGAAGCTGTTTCCCCGGCTTGAAGAGGCCAAAGCTTTCCTTAAGAAACTTTGACGCGGGCAGCTATGCGACGAGTTCTCCTAAACGATCACCGTCAATGATTTGGAGCAGCTTTTCCGCACTAGCCTCCACGCGGTAGAGCCGCACGGTATCGGTTGCGACGCGCAGTTTGTAGGGATATTCGCCCGTCATGTAATCGCAATCGAGACCTTCGGCCAGCGAGAGCGCCGTGGCTTCATAGACAAGAGATTGCCCTGGAGAGTGTTCAGCCCAGCGCTGGTCGAAATAGATTGTGTAGAAGTTGCGCGTGTGG contains:
- the uvrA gene encoding excinuclease ABC subunit UvrA, with the protein product MSTEAIVVRGARVHNLKNVDFEISHNTLTVVTGVSGSGKSSLAFDTIYAEGQRRYVESLSAYARQFLERIEKPDVDLIDGIAPAVAIRQKNQTRNPRSTVATATEIYDYLRLLFARVGRTYCQQCGAEVKKDTVDEVADRIIALGEGTRLNVTFPLLPPNAPAEPENKPKGRTKKKVASAPGASELLKERLFELRKRGFNRLYQNGQVYEFSTPESLLDVDFTQPVYLLLDRIAVSADVRSRIVDAVESGYREAGEVLFETAPRDGAEPERLRFAQRFECKQCSLRYEEPEPRLFSFNNPYGACPRCQGFGNTIDFDLNLVIPDATKTLGDGAIEPWTKPKYRPLLTDLKRYAKSAGIPLDVPWAELEPEQRRVVIEGDGKYHGIRGFFAYLERKKYKLHVRVFLSRYRGYSLCLTCSGTRLRTEARQVKVSGKDICQVCSMTVEEATNFFATLELSRQEADIAGRLLEEIRERLRFLYDVGLEYLTLDRLASTLSGGEAQRIQLATSLGSQLVGTLYVLDEPSIGLHSRDTQRLIRILHNLRDLGNTILVVEHDPEIMRSADRILDLGPGAGENGGKLIAAGTYEEILRSPASLTGRYLNNDLHIQIPQTRRKPGREQIKLIGARGHNLKGIDVSIPLGMIVAITGVSGSGKSTLVHDVLYQSLAARKRQTTGVVPEGAVASMEGDQYIDDVVLVDQSPIGRTPRSNPVTYIKAFDAIRELFASLPEAHKHGYSAGHFSFNISGGRCETCQGDGTVTVEMQFLADVELVCEECKGTRYKSEILGVHYRGKNIHDVLNLTVKEALHFFAGVPKIVDKLKVLEEVGLGYLRLGQSATSLSGGEAQRMKLAAHLQPRPRDVGRRNGDEQRRRKPRMLYIFDEPTTGLHFDDVSKLLAAFRRLIEAGGSIIVIEHNVDVIKVADWVIDLGPEGGARGGNVVAAGTPESVARNVTSYTGQWLARILPENGNSHSDA
- a CDS encoding M48 family peptidase, whose translation is MLTILQETYRELRPRAEMPEFRFEFYPFANVNNTIRLREGVLKIRISDLLEGAPDTVLRSICHILLAKIYRKPIETAHATRYRRYVSSHDMTSKAHLVRQMRGRKRIESAQGHVYDLDGIFDELNVRFFHGLLARPQMTWSRDHARNSLGHYDPAHNAIVVSRIFDHPCVPHYAIEYLVYHEMLHLKHPVKLRGSRRCVHGREFQAEEKLFPRLEEAKAFLKKL
- a CDS encoding PaaI family thioesterase, whose protein sequence is MPTSKKSAHGHDTKHLKIPRNRCFGCGPDNPDGMHLNFTLDEQRKTFVCRFKLSSRYVGPPAHAHGGIIATILDEAMGKVNKLRHVVALTREMSIEYVKPVPLGKPLVVEGRERSVRGRVHTNVAEIRNQDGEVLARSKGKFIAINPEKMFKKYLKRMPGELVRNPAYSPARKLVRTKR
- a CDS encoding glycosyl hydrolase, with product MAQKKTTPAQAQKQVEQQKSETTAPAPGNVRQPAATDKPEARKTAKKDKTTAAKDATKTDDANKEEESNAKDPMSSKTFSGLKWRSIGPATTSGRVLDFAVNPKNRAQYYVATQGGLFKTLNSGTTWISLFDGEGSYSIGCVTLDPNDSNVVWVGTGERNSQRSVSYGDGVYRSDDGGKSWKNVGLKKSEHIGKIVVDPRNSNVVFVAAQGPLWSAGGDRGLYKTADAGKTWKQVLKISENTGVTDVAYDFNNPDIMYAASYQRRRHVFTMINGGPESAIYKSTDGGETWAKLKNGLPTDEMGKIGLAVSSADSNIVYAYIEAANGKGGFFRSIDKGASWEKRNPFDATAQYYAYIWADPKNPDKLYYPNFHVMMSSDGGKTLVPLPSKTRHVDNHAIWIDPKDTNYMLVGGDGGVYETFDGGQNWAYKSNLPVTQFYDVTVDNSQPFYFVYGGTQDNYSLGGPSRTRNASGIVNSDWFVTQGGDGFRSQVDPVDPNIVYAEAQYGALVRFDRRTGEGVGIQPVEGKGEEPLRWNWDSPILISPHQHTRLYFAANKLFRSDDRGDSWKAISPDLSRQIDRNKLPVMGKVWGADAVAKNASTSFYGNIVALTESPKREGLLYVGTDDGLIHVTEDAGAHWAKYEKFPGVPEMTYVSRLAGSHHDVGTVYASFENHKNGDFKPYLLKSTDNGKTWTSIAGNLPENGPVLAFAEDTVNPNLLFAGTEYGAFFTNDGGKKWIQLKGGLPTIAVRDIVVHPREGDLVIATFGRGFYVMDDITLLRQVKAETLQQNVAMFPVKDTMMFMEAFPIGGRGKGYQGDNFFTAENPPYGATFTYYLKDKLKSKKDKRQESEKEAAKKNEAVTYPTNDELRAEAEEEAPYMFFTVLDAQGKPIRRLSAPGKDGINRVAWDFRYPNPALRPEVALSEGDEDWPSDRSIGPLVLPGKYAVTLSQKVDGVVTDLTQPVWFNVYAEGTSTMKLEDRLALNEFQQKVSRLHRAVNGAGKTVDDVRSRVKQIKRALNEVPWADRGLSQRADKIEAQLNLIQRKLRGDNALRARNENVATSIQERVGGVMGDTRMIIQRPTGTHMQSYAVAAQEFKEQLAALRTLVDGELTPLEKDMETAGAPWTPGRIPTWQEE
- a CDS encoding cytochrome c oxidase subunit 3, whose amino-acid sequence is MATLPPPFRTKQPPTSAGGGGRGPVPREPRGGGGGGRGDGDNFQSHGERLRRYRLGLFFMLVSVTMLFVSFTTLYIARRTAGRFDPMSGDFQTDWVPVTLPIGLLLINSAVLLLSSFTVEKARRAAAIEAAVVPASHIPGIAPIHESSGRWVQATALLGLAFLAGQTMAWRQLNVQGIFLDTGPASSFVFLLTGAHAVHLGGGILALIWAAASNFLHKSLDSRRVTLDVTAIYWHFLGALWIYIFALLWFVH
- a CDS encoding tetratricopeptide repeat protein, with product MRRPILIVAVLAVAVLAPPYLPAQQTGRTVRKSRVAVEEHPADIQKAQAAIEQRDLASAEALLQEALKQDPQNYQAHFYLGYVYSNTNRRPEAIAAYRKSVAARPNLFESNLNLGMLLAADASPEASKYLKAATQLKPSGKQDEALARAWMSLGRVLESADRAGAVDAYQRAAELQPRNPAPHLELGQMLERHSDLAGAEKEYKVALTLDANSADPLASLANLYMRGKRLPEAESTIRELLKTQPGNANARVQLGRILAAQNKQDEAAAELEAALQLAPTDGDALRELASIQMKQKKFEAAAASYGTLVAKSPKDPDLRYALGSALMRVNKYPEAQQEFLTTIKLKPEWGEAYGELAVAASGNKDYNLTIRALDARAKILPEMAGTYFLRAVAYDHLGAVKEASDNYKQFLGVANGQFPDQEWQARHRLIAIDPSRKK